The Clostridium sp. AWRP genome has a window encoding:
- a CDS encoding efflux RND transporter periplasmic adaptor subunit produces the protein MKQKRKILIIGILVVIATALSSIGFYYWYENTYYVSTDDAKVDADLVNVTPQISGKLLELNVDEGDIVIKNQILARQEMSDLSDSKVDQSLIRSPINGIIIKKQGTIGEIWSPGQTLATLIDPNKLYITADIEETKLGKIRVGQPVSITIDEYGSQKFTGKVKSVGEAAKSALSIIPTTTSGTFTKVVQRIPIKISLDKFNNKILPGTNAVVKIRIK, from the coding sequence ATGAAACAGAAACGAAAAATATTGATTATAGGAATATTAGTAGTAATTGCAACCGCACTCAGTAGTATAGGATTTTATTATTGGTATGAAAACACCTACTATGTTTCAACAGACGATGCAAAAGTAGATGCAGACCTTGTCAACGTAACTCCACAAATCAGTGGTAAATTGCTAGAACTCAATGTAGATGAAGGGGATATTGTTATTAAAAATCAAATATTAGCCCGTCAAGAAATGTCAGACCTATCTGACTCAAAGGTAGATCAATCTTTAATAAGATCACCTATAAATGGCATAATTATTAAAAAACAGGGAACCATCGGTGAAATTTGGTCTCCTGGTCAAACACTAGCTACTTTAATAGACCCAAATAAACTTTATATAACTGCTGACATAGAAGAAACAAAACTTGGAAAAATAAGAGTTGGACAGCCAGTTAGCATTACTATAGACGAGTACGGATCTCAAAAGTTTACAGGCAAAGTAAAATCTGTAGGAGAGGCAGCTAAGTCTGCACTATCTATTATACCAACTACTACCAGTGGTACATTTACAAAAGTAGTTCAGAGAATACCTATAAAAATTTCTCTAGACAAATTTAACAACAAAATACTTCCAGGTACCAATGCCGTTGTTAAAATTCGCATAAAGTAA
- a CDS encoding efflux RND transporter periplasmic adaptor subunit, translated as MKKAILFSLAAAIFLTGCGSTNTTSKNIKNINQNTSNQFLMGGKISTNEQANITSKVSAKVSEISVDLGSKTNEGDVLIKLDTKDLQGQVDQAQAALNTANANLTNAQNSTRPEQVAEAQSSVSSASQSYETVKKNYDRVKALVNAGAATQQELDSANQQLATADSQYKTAQEQLAMLKNGPTKSSIDVYKAQVSQAQAALKTAQTSLSNATITAPISGVVNARNVNVGDTVSPGATLLSIINSSNLYVNAYAPLDIVSQIKEGEEVSVKVSEIPDKQFKGRIAVINSNLNSKSRDILVKVSLTDKDSQLKPGMFAEIGLEK; from the coding sequence ATGAAAAAAGCTATTTTATTTAGCCTAGCTGCAGCAATATTTTTGACAGGCTGCGGTTCTACAAACACTACGAGTAAAAATATTAAAAACATCAATCAAAATACAAGCAATCAATTTTTAATGGGAGGAAAAATTTCAACAAATGAACAAGCAAATATAACTTCAAAAGTTTCAGCAAAGGTTTCTGAAATATCCGTTGACCTGGGTTCAAAAACAAATGAAGGCGACGTACTTATTAAACTAGATACAAAAGATCTTCAAGGACAAGTTGATCAAGCCCAGGCAGCTTTAAATACCGCAAATGCAAATTTAACTAATGCCCAAAACAGCACTCGTCCCGAACAAGTCGCTGAAGCTCAGTCCTCTGTAAGCAGTGCTTCTCAAAGCTATGAAACAGTAAAAAAGAACTATGACCGTGTAAAGGCTTTAGTAAATGCAGGAGCCGCAACTCAGCAGGAACTGGATTCGGCCAATCAGCAGCTTGCTACAGCAGATTCACAGTATAAAACTGCCCAGGAACAACTTGCCATGCTAAAAAATGGTCCCACAAAATCATCTATAGATGTTTACAAAGCACAGGTAAGCCAGGCTCAAGCAGCTTTAAAAACTGCACAGACATCCCTAAGCAATGCCACTATTACCGCACCTATTTCTGGAGTAGTAAATGCCAGAAATGTCAATGTAGGAGATACAGTATCCCCTGGTGCAACACTTCTTTCTATAATAAATTCCAGCAACCTCTATGTAAATGCCTATGCACCTTTAGATATCGTAAGTCAAATCAAAGAAGGAGAAGAAGTATCTGTAAAAGTATCTGAAATACCAGACAAACAATTTAAGGGTAGAATAGCCGTTATAAATTCTAATTTAAATTCTAAAAGCAGAGATATTTTAGTTAAGGTAAGCCTAACAGATAAAGATTCACAGCTAAAACCCGGCATGTTTGCTGAAATTGGACTTGAAAAATAG
- a CDS encoding carbamoyl phosphate synthase small subunit produces MKAKLILENGSIFQGEAFGYLKDSVGEVVFNTGMTGYEEILTDPSYYGQIVTMTYPLIGNYGINLEDMESSDPKVKGFIVRELCSYSSNFRSELELCDYLKTNRIVGLSGIDTRALTKMLRTNGTMKGIITIENLDFVSVEDKIKSFSNKNAVSKVSTEKKYTIGEGKKNIAILDFGIKKTMVKAFANRGCKVTVFPSNTKAEDVLEIDPDLIFLSNGPGDPDDLTCEIENIKKLIGKKPITGICLGHQLLALALGGSTAKLKFGHRGCNHPVKNLITGKVHITSQNHGYYVNRLPEDMEITHVSLNDGTIEGMKHKSLPIFSIQFHPEACPGPEDNNYIFDEFVKYAL; encoded by the coding sequence ATGAAAGCAAAACTTATATTAGAAAATGGAAGTATCTTTCAAGGAGAAGCTTTTGGGTATTTGAAAGATAGTGTAGGTGAAGTGGTATTTAATACTGGAATGACAGGATATGAAGAAATACTTACAGATCCGTCTTATTATGGCCAGATAGTAACTATGACTTATCCCCTTATAGGAAATTATGGAATTAACTTAGAAGATATGGAATCATCCGATCCAAAGGTAAAAGGGTTTATTGTAAGGGAGTTATGCAGCTATTCCAGTAATTTTAGATCTGAACTTGAACTTTGTGACTACCTTAAAACCAATAGAATTGTGGGACTTTCTGGAATCGACACGAGAGCACTTACAAAAATGTTAAGGACAAATGGTACCATGAAGGGAATTATAACTATAGAAAATTTAGATTTTGTCTCTGTAGAAGATAAGATTAAGTCTTTTTCCAATAAAAATGCAGTATCTAAGGTGAGTACAGAGAAAAAATATACTATAGGTGAAGGCAAAAAAAATATTGCCATTTTGGATTTTGGAATTAAAAAAACCATGGTAAAAGCATTTGCAAATAGAGGATGTAAGGTAACTGTATTTCCTTCAAATACTAAAGCAGAAGACGTACTTGAAATTGATCCAGATTTGATATTTTTATCAAATGGTCCGGGAGATCCGGATGATCTTACCTGTGAAATTGAAAATATAAAGAAGCTTATAGGCAAAAAACCTATTACAGGAATATGTCTTGGACATCAGCTTTTGGCTTTAGCCCTCGGGGGGAGCACAGCTAAACTCAAATTTGGTCACAGAGGATGCAACCATCCTGTAAAAAATCTTATAACCGGTAAAGTGCACATAACTTCTCAAAATCACGGCTATTATGTAAATAGACTGCCTGAAGATATGGAAATAACTCATGTAAGTTTAAACGATGGAACTATAGAAGGAATGAAGCATAAAAGTCTTCCTATATTCTCAATACAATTTCATCCGGAAGCATGTCCGGGACCGGAAGACAACAACTATATATTTGATGAATTTGTAAAATATGCACTTTAA
- the carB gene encoding carbamoyl-phosphate synthase large subunit, translating into MPLNKNIKKVLVIGSGPIIIGQAAEFDYSGTQACESLREEGLEVVLINSNPATIMTDREVADKVYIEPLTVEFIEKVIKKESPDSLLAGMGGQTALNLTVELYEKKILEKYNVNIIGTSIEAIKKGEDRELFRDTMNKINQPVVESEIITDMESGKKFANRIGYPVIVRPAYTLGGTGGGIAENEEQLETILESGLELSSIGQVLLERSIKGWKEIEYEVMRDSFGNCITVCNMENVDPVGIHTGDSIVVAPSQTLSDKEYQMLRTASINIINEVGIEGGCNVQLALNPKSFEYAVIEINPRVSRSSALASKATGYPIAKVAAKIALGYGLDEIKNAVTKKTYACFEPSLDYVVVKIPKWPFDKFHNADRELGTKMMATGEIMAIGSNFEAAFLKGVRSLEIGAYSLDYKKFKDFTMEELKERIAYPDDERIFAMAEMIRRKYRIEKLAEITGIDIFFIKKFQWIIDEEEKLKSSDISNIDKEWLTLLKRKGFSDKGIADMLRVSPEEVYKLRNIWSITPAYKMVDTCGGEFEALSPYYYSTYEQYDEVEVSDKKKVIVIGSGPIRIGQGIEFDYASVHCIKTLRKLNIETIIVNNNPETVSTDFDISDKLYFEPITEEDVLSIIDKEKPYGVILQFGGETAIKLAEFLKEKNIVTLGTTADQIDEAEDREKFDDLLERLNISRPKGKGVWSVEEGLEEARRLEFPVLVRPSYVLGGQGMEITYDEKELTYYLSMAFKKDRKNPILIDKYLMGREIEVDAICDGEDVLIPGIMEHLERAGIHSGDSITMYPSQNISNEMKKKILDYTEKLATGIGIKGMINIQFIEYKGNLYVIEVNPRASRTVPYISKVSGVPIVDIATRVTLGEKLKDIGYGVGISKEPDIVAVKVPVFSTQKLPNVEVSLGPEMRSTGEVLGVSNTLTGALYKGFLAAGMFSNMKNGVMLATIGDHDKQEFLPIAKEIYKMGIKFMATRNTAKLLRDNGIEVKEVRKMNEENPNIIDVIKNEEVDLVINTPTKGNDSRRDGFHIRRTAVERNIQVITSLDTFRAMTYVKSEDVDSDELDVFSEYK; encoded by the coding sequence ATGCCTTTAAATAAAAATATTAAAAAAGTATTAGTAATAGGATCTGGTCCTATAATTATAGGTCAGGCAGCAGAGTTTGATTATTCTGGGACCCAGGCTTGTGAATCTCTTAGGGAAGAGGGGTTAGAAGTTGTACTTATAAATAGTAATCCGGCGACCATAATGACGGATAGGGAGGTTGCTGATAAAGTTTATATAGAACCTCTTACGGTTGAATTTATAGAAAAAGTTATAAAAAAAGAAAGTCCTGACAGTCTTTTAGCAGGCATGGGTGGTCAGACTGCATTAAATTTGACAGTGGAATTGTATGAAAAGAAAATACTTGAAAAATATAATGTAAATATAATAGGTACCTCTATAGAAGCTATAAAAAAAGGTGAAGATAGAGAACTTTTTAGAGATACTATGAATAAAATAAATCAGCCTGTAGTGGAAAGTGAAATAATAACGGATATGGAAAGTGGCAAAAAGTTTGCAAACAGAATAGGTTATCCTGTTATAGTAAGGCCTGCATATACCTTAGGTGGAACAGGTGGTGGAATAGCTGAAAATGAAGAACAGCTGGAAACCATACTGGAATCAGGACTAGAACTTAGTTCCATAGGACAGGTACTTCTTGAAAGAAGTATAAAAGGGTGGAAGGAAATCGAATATGAAGTTATGAGAGACAGCTTTGGAAACTGTATAACTGTATGTAACATGGAAAATGTAGATCCTGTTGGAATCCATACAGGAGACAGTATAGTAGTAGCACCTAGCCAGACATTATCTGATAAGGAATATCAAATGCTTAGAACTGCTTCTATTAATATAATAAATGAGGTTGGAATAGAAGGGGGATGCAATGTTCAGCTGGCACTTAATCCAAAATCTTTTGAATATGCAGTTATAGAGATAAATCCAAGGGTAAGTCGTTCTTCAGCTTTGGCATCAAAAGCTACAGGATATCCTATTGCAAAGGTTGCAGCTAAAATAGCTCTTGGATATGGTCTGGATGAGATAAAAAATGCAGTTACTAAAAAGACTTATGCTTGTTTCGAGCCATCTCTTGACTATGTAGTAGTAAAAATTCCTAAATGGCCTTTTGACAAATTCCATAATGCAGATAGGGAACTTGGAACAAAAATGATGGCTACAGGTGAAATAATGGCAATAGGCAGCAATTTTGAAGCTGCATTTTTAAAAGGTGTGAGATCTCTTGAAATAGGAGCTTATTCCTTGGATTATAAAAAATTCAAAGACTTCACTATGGAAGAACTTAAAGAAAGAATAGCATATCCTGATGACGAAAGAATATTTGCAATGGCAGAAATGATTAGGAGAAAATATAGAATTGAAAAGTTAGCTGAGATTACAGGAATAGATATATTCTTTATAAAGAAATTTCAGTGGATAATAGATGAAGAAGAAAAATTAAAGTCCAGTGACATTTCCAATATAGATAAAGAATGGCTAACTTTGCTTAAAAGGAAGGGGTTTTCAGATAAGGGCATAGCAGATATGCTCCGGGTATCTCCAGAAGAAGTATATAAACTTAGAAATATATGGAGTATAACTCCTGCTTATAAAATGGTAGATACCTGCGGTGGAGAATTTGAAGCCCTATCACCTTATTATTATTCTACTTATGAGCAATATGATGAAGTTGAGGTTTCAGATAAAAAGAAGGTTATTGTAATAGGCTCAGGACCTATAAGAATAGGTCAGGGAATAGAATTTGACTATGCTTCTGTTCACTGTATAAAGACTCTTAGAAAGTTAAATATAGAAACTATTATAGTAAACAACAATCCTGAAACTGTAAGTACAGACTTTGATATTTCAGATAAATTGTATTTTGAACCTATAACTGAAGAAGATGTACTAAGTATAATAGATAAGGAAAAACCTTATGGTGTAATACTTCAATTTGGTGGAGAAACTGCCATAAAGTTAGCAGAATTTTTAAAAGAAAAGAATATAGTTACTTTGGGTACAACAGCAGATCAGATAGATGAGGCAGAAGACAGAGAAAAATTTGATGACCTTTTGGAAAGATTAAATATAAGTAGGCCTAAGGGAAAAGGTGTTTGGTCTGTAGAAGAAGGATTGGAAGAAGCAAGAAGATTGGAATTCCCTGTACTTGTTAGGCCGTCCTATGTACTTGGTGGTCAAGGAATGGAAATAACCTACGATGAGAAAGAACTTACTTACTACTTATCCATGGCTTTTAAGAAAGATAGGAAAAACCCTATATTAATAGATAAGTATTTGATGGGAAGAGAAATAGAAGTAGATGCAATTTGTGATGGAGAAGATGTGCTTATACCTGGAATTATGGAGCATCTTGAAAGGGCTGGTATACACTCTGGTGATAGTATAACAATGTATCCAAGTCAGAATATAAGTAATGAAATGAAGAAAAAAATATTGGATTATACCGAAAAACTTGCAACTGGAATCGGAATAAAAGGTATGATTAACATTCAGTTTATAGAGTATAAGGGAAACCTGTATGTAATAGAAGTAAATCCAAGGGCTTCAAGGACAGTTCCATATATAAGCAAGGTGAGCGGTGTACCTATAGTTGATATTGCAACTAGGGTAACTCTGGGTGAAAAGCTAAAGGATATTGGGTATGGAGTTGGAATTTCAAAAGAACCAGATATAGTGGCAGTTAAGGTACCTGTATTTTCTACACAGAAGCTTCCAAATGTCGAAGTATCACTTGGACCGGAAATGAGATCAACTGGGGAAGTGCTCGGTGTTTCAAACACTCTTACGGGAGCACTTTATAAAGGATTTTTAGCTGCAGGAATGTTTTCTAATATGAAAAATGGAGTAATGCTTGCTACTATAGGAGATCATGACAAACAAGAATTTTTACCTATAGCTAAAGAGATTTACAAGATGGGAATAAAATTTATGGCTACTCGAAATACGGCAAAACTTTTAAGAGATAATGGAATTGAAGTTAAAGAAGTTAGAAAAATGAACGAAGAAAATCCTAATATAATAGATGTCATAAAAAATGAAGAAGTGGATTTAGTCATTAATACACCGACTAAAGGGAATGATTCTAGAAGAGATGGATTTCATATAAGAAGAACAGCCGTAGAGAGAAACATTCAAGTAATAACTTCTTTAGATACATTTAGAGCTATGACCTATGTCAAATCAGAAGATGTAGATAGTGATGAATTAGATGTATTTTCAGAGTATAAGTAA
- a CDS encoding amidohydrolase, with translation MSDIKELTEKYYPEIVELRRYFHKYPELSKKEFSTQKKIIEVLEGLDLDIRKAAGTGVIAELKGEKPGKIIAIRADMDALAIEDECGKPYQSRNKGACHACGHDGHIAMLLGVIKVLSNLRHKIQGTVRFIFQPSEEEVADGSGAAAIIADDGLKDVDAIIGAHLWQPVKFGTVGISAGPMMAASDEFTIIIEGKAGHASMPHQTIDSILTASQIVVALNTIVGRDVDPMKQAVVSVGVFNSGRVYNSIAGRAELKGTIRTLDENVREKVFGHIKKIVEDVCDMAGAKCEIERDRCTYVLANDPKVTSIVLEAGKEMVGHKAHAIEPFMSSEDFSYYLQKIPGCFIFVGVGNPEKGIIYPQHHPKYDIDERAMAYGVEVMSNAALKLLN, from the coding sequence ATGAGTGATATAAAGGAACTTACAGAAAAATATTACCCAGAAATAGTTGAGCTAAGAAGATATTTTCATAAATACCCAGAGTTAAGCAAAAAAGAATTTTCTACTCAAAAGAAAATCATTGAGGTACTGGAGGGCTTAGACTTAGACATTAGAAAAGCTGCTGGTACAGGAGTTATTGCTGAATTAAAAGGTGAAAAACCAGGTAAAATTATAGCAATTCGAGCAGATATGGATGCACTCGCCATAGAAGATGAATGTGGAAAGCCTTATCAATCTCGAAATAAAGGCGCATGTCATGCCTGTGGTCATGATGGACATATTGCTATGCTTTTGGGAGTTATAAAAGTGCTTAGTAATCTTCGTCATAAGATACAGGGAACTGTAAGATTTATATTTCAACCTAGTGAAGAAGAAGTAGCTGATGGGTCAGGAGCAGCGGCAATTATAGCTGATGATGGACTAAAAGATGTAGATGCAATTATAGGAGCACATCTATGGCAGCCTGTCAAATTTGGAACAGTAGGAATATCTGCTGGTCCCATGATGGCAGCAAGTGATGAATTTACAATAATTATTGAAGGAAAAGCAGGGCATGCATCCATGCCACATCAGACTATAGATTCTATATTAACAGCATCTCAAATAGTTGTGGCATTGAATACAATTGTTGGAAGAGATGTAGATCCAATGAAGCAAGCTGTTGTATCCGTTGGAGTATTTAACTCAGGGCGTGTTTATAATTCTATAGCAGGAAGAGCTGAACTAAAGGGAACCATAAGGACTCTTGATGAAAATGTAAGAGAGAAAGTGTTTGGCCATATAAAAAAGATTGTAGAAGATGTATGTGATATGGCAGGTGCTAAATGTGAAATTGAGCGAGATAGGTGTACTTATGTACTGGCAAATGATCCTAAAGTTACCAGTATTGTTCTAGAAGCTGGTAAAGAGATGGTTGGACATAAAGCCCATGCTATAGAGCCTTTTATGAGCAGCGAAGATTTTTCTTATTATTTGCAAAAGATTCCAGGATGCTTCATCTTTGTAGGTGTGGGTAATCCTGAAAAAGGTATCATATACCCTCAGCATCATCCTAAATATGACATAGACGAGAGAGCCATGGCCTATGGAGTAGAAGTCATGAGCAATGCTGCATTGAAATTACTAAATTAG
- a CDS encoding ATP-binding protein, whose protein sequence is MFRKLKIQLILINLILTSLVLITIFSGIYILMSTSFEHSAYIHMDKTAEMENIPPSRPHDKNMTSSESFFIKINFKNQIEEISPNSPLSEKSHKELLEQILKETKPKGTTTYENYILRYIKVPKSYGFIVVFQDKSFDDEVLHRLITISVIIYIISLVFVFIISLFLANISLKPIISAWKKQKAFTADASHELRTPLAVITTNLDIVLDNKDETVESQGKWLKNIKIETTRMTKLIEDLLFLARSDSHKNRFDSSSFDISSAVTKSVVPLESIATKHKISILSDIHPGIIFLGNEGRINQLITILVDNAIKHTPEGGSIKVTLEKVKNKIEITVSDTGEGIAPEHLNKIFERFYKVDKSRSNRQGNFGLGLSIAKCIVEEHNGTIDVSSTVNKGTTFKVVL, encoded by the coding sequence ATGTTCCGTAAATTAAAAATACAACTTATTCTAATCAATTTAATACTTACAAGCTTAGTATTGATAACCATATTTTCAGGCATATATATACTTATGAGTACAAGTTTTGAACATTCTGCCTATATTCATATGGATAAAACGGCTGAAATGGAAAATATTCCTCCCTCCAGGCCTCATGACAAAAACATGACTTCTTCTGAAAGTTTTTTTATAAAAATAAATTTTAAAAACCAAATTGAAGAAATATCTCCTAATTCTCCATTGTCTGAAAAAAGCCATAAAGAACTACTAGAACAAATATTAAAGGAAACTAAACCAAAGGGTACTACAACATATGAAAATTACATTTTAAGGTACATTAAAGTTCCTAAAAGTTACGGATTTATTGTGGTTTTTCAGGATAAGTCCTTCGACGATGAAGTATTGCATCGATTAATTACTATATCTGTAATAATTTACATAATAAGTCTTGTTTTTGTATTTATAATAAGCTTATTCCTTGCCAATATATCTCTAAAACCTATTATAAGTGCGTGGAAAAAACAAAAAGCTTTTACTGCAGATGCATCCCATGAACTTCGGACTCCACTTGCAGTTATAACCACTAATTTAGATATAGTACTAGACAATAAAGATGAAACCGTAGAAAGCCAGGGTAAATGGCTTAAAAACATTAAGATTGAAACTACACGAATGACTAAACTCATAGAGGATCTTTTATTTCTTGCCAGATCAGATTCCCATAAAAATAGATTTGATAGTTCTTCCTTTGATATAAGCAGTGCTGTAACTAAATCTGTAGTTCCTCTTGAATCAATTGCCACAAAACATAAAATAAGCATTTTATCAGATATTCACCCAGGTATAATTTTTTTAGGGAATGAGGGGAGGATTAACCAGCTTATAACTATCTTAGTTGACAATGCAATAAAACATACCCCTGAAGGCGGCTCTATCAAAGTAACTTTAGAAAAAGTAAAAAATAAAATTGAAATAACAGTGTCTGACACAGGGGAAGGAATAGCTCCAGAGCATCTAAATAAAATCTTTGAGAGATTTTACAAAGTTGATAAATCTAGATCAAATAGACAGGGTAATTTCGGACTTGGGCTTTCCATCGCAAAATGCATAGTAGAAGAACATAATGGAACTATAGATGTATCAAGTACTGTAAATAAAGGAACTACTTTTAAAGTTGTATTATAG
- a CDS encoding response regulator transcription factor — MRLLLVEDEVMLSDALVYILKKNNYVVDAAYDGITGEEMAESEIYDLIILDRMLPEKNGLDILKFIREKGIETPVLMLTAMDSIENRVEGLDNGADDYLIKPFSKEELLARIRALSRRHTDFIQHGTIKLSSLIFDPLRGEIECNGKKTKLTTKESQLLELLARNKNQVLTKDQILDRVWGLDSDVEMNNNIEVYFSYLRKKLRELKCNVVIETIRGIGYCLKEV, encoded by the coding sequence ATGAGATTACTTTTAGTTGAAGATGAAGTCATGCTTTCGGATGCTTTAGTCTATATCTTAAAGAAAAACAATTATGTTGTAGATGCAGCTTATGACGGAATTACCGGGGAAGAAATGGCAGAATCCGAAATATATGATTTGATAATACTTGACAGAATGCTTCCCGAAAAAAACGGACTTGATATTTTAAAATTCATAAGGGAAAAAGGTATTGAAACCCCAGTACTTATGCTTACAGCCATGGATTCCATCGAAAATAGAGTCGAAGGACTTGACAATGGAGCAGATGACTATCTTATAAAGCCATTTTCTAAAGAAGAGTTACTAGCTAGAATAAGGGCTCTCAGCAGAAGGCATACAGACTTTATCCAGCATGGAACTATTAAACTGTCCTCACTAATTTTCGATCCACTGAGGGGAGAAATTGAATGCAATGGTAAGAAAACTAAACTTACTACAAAAGAATCCCAACTTCTAGAACTTTTAGCCCGTAATAAAAATCAAGTTCTAACTAAAGATCAGATACTAGATAGAGTATGGGGCCTTGATTCCGACGTAGAAATGAATAACAATATTGAAGTTTACTTTTCCTATTTGAGAAAAAAGCTAAGAGAATTAAAATGTAATGTAGTCATTGAAACTATAAGAGGCATAGGCTACTGCTTAAAAGAGGTTTAA
- a CDS encoding glycosyltransferase family 2 protein — MNENLMYSIVVPLYNEELVIDESYRRLKKVMDSTLESYEIIFINDGSIDKTREKTEKICNEDKNIRLINFSRNFGHQCAITAGMENSIGQAVVVIDADLQDPPEVILDMIKKWKEGYDVVYGKRAKREGESFFKRFTARSFYRLLKSMTSIDIPVDTGDFRLIDRKVCNALNSLPEKNRYVRGLVSWVGYKQTFVEFVRHERFAGDSKYPLKKMLKLAFDGITSFSYKPLMLAGYLGGLSLFIGFVSIIVEFIKCILQKISIVNFGLIISIDLIMFGIILSCMGIIGQYIGRIFDESKGRPNYVIENIVNKAFERK, encoded by the coding sequence ATGAATGAAAATCTAATGTATTCTATAGTAGTACCACTGTATAATGAGGAACTAGTAATAGATGAAAGTTATAGAAGACTTAAAAAAGTTATGGACTCTACTTTAGAGAGTTATGAAATTATATTTATAAATGATGGAAGTATCGATAAGACCAGGGAAAAGACAGAAAAGATATGTAATGAGGATAAGAACATAAGACTTATCAATTTTTCGAGAAATTTTGGCCATCAATGTGCTATAACTGCAGGAATGGAAAACTCCATAGGGCAGGCTGTAGTTGTAATAGATGCAGATCTTCAAGATCCTCCAGAAGTTATTTTAGATATGATTAAGAAGTGGAAGGAAGGCTATGATGTTGTCTACGGAAAAAGGGCTAAGAGGGAAGGAGAATCATTTTTCAAGAGATTCACAGCAAGGTCATTTTATAGATTATTAAAGAGTATGACTAGCATTGATATTCCTGTAGACACTGGAGATTTTAGACTTATAGATAGGAAAGTATGCAATGCATTAAATTCGCTGCCGGAAAAAAACAGATATGTGAGGGGACTTGTAAGTTGGGTTGGATACAAACAGACTTTTGTAGAATTTGTAAGGCATGAAAGGTTTGCAGGGGATAGTAAATATCCACTTAAAAAAATGTTGAAATTGGCCTTTGATGGTATAACTTCATTTTCTTATAAGCCGCTTATGCTTGCTGGATATTTGGGAGGACTATCACTTTTTATTGGATTTGTTTCAATCATAGTTGAGTTTATAAAATGTATATTACAGAAAATAAGTATAGTAAATTTTGGGCTCATAATATCAATTGATTTGATAATGTTTGGGATAATATTAAGTTGCATGGGTATAATAGGCCAGTACATCGGAAGAATTTTTGACGAAAGTAAGGGAAGACCTAATTATGTTATTGAAAATATAGTAAATAAGGCATTTGAAAGAAAATAA